Within the Anaerotignum faecicola genome, the region TACGGAAAGCAGCGTCCCTCGGCCATTGCCCTGCACTCCCAAGCCATTTACCACACCAACCTGTGGCTGCTTCGCGATTTTCTGCCGATACAGCGGCTGATATCTGCCCGCCTCTGCCGCCCATTCCAGTTCCCTTGCCGTAATCTTCTTTTTTCCCTCCATCCACGCCAGTGAGGTCAGCGACTGCACAAGATTCACCGCATCTCTGCCACCGCCTGCATACGCCGCAATCCTGCCGCAAAGCCCCTCCTCATAGGAAACGCCCGCACGCCGCAGGCTGTTTTCTGCAATTTTTTCCACCGCGGTTCTGTCCAACGGCTCAAAAAAGATTTCCGTACACCGGGAACGCAATGCTTCGGGAATTTCCTGCGGACTGCGTGTGGTCGCTCCAATCAGCCGAAAATCCGCAGGCATCCCCTTCCGAAAAATCTGATGGATATAGGGCGGAATGCTTTTGTTGCTGCTGCTGTAATAGCTGCTCTGAAAGTGTGCCACCCTGTCCTCCAGTACCTTCAAAAGCTTATTCATCTGCACCGGATGCAGTTCCCCGATTTCATCAATAAACAGCACGCCGCCGTGCGCTTCGCAGACTGCCCCCGGGCGCGGTCTGGGAATCCCCGCATTGCCAAATGCCCCTGCGCCCTGATAAATCGGATCATGCACAGAGCCAAGCAAGGGGTCTGCAATGTTGCGTTCATCAAACTGCAATGTGGTTGCATCAATCTCCACAAACCTTGCACCTGCGCCGAAGGGGGAACCTTCCCTTTTCTTCGCTTCCTCCAGAATCAGCCTTGCTGCCGCCGTTTTCCCCACGCCGGGAGGGCCGTAAATCAGAATATGCTGCGGATTGGGGCCGCAGAGTGCTGCGCGCAATGCCTTGATGCCGTTTTCCTGCCCGATGATTTCTTCCAGCGTCCGCGGTCTGGTCTGCTCCGCTAATGGTTCTGTCAGCTTTGTTTCCTCCATTGCCATCAGCTTATCCATCTCTACAATATTATCCTCGCACCGCAAGCCCTCTCCTGCACCTTTTCTGCGGCTGCTCCTCCAAAAGTACCATGCGCCCAGCCCGAAAAACAAAAGCTGCGCCCCTGCCAAAAGATTCCATTCCAAGCTCCCATCTCCTTTTTCCATTCTTGGAAATAGTATCTCTCAATGAGGGAGAATTATCCGCATAAAAAACGGCATCACATAACAAGCTTGTGACACCGTTTTTTGTTTTTATCCTTTTTATCTTCTTTCTTCTCCTTACAGCACCAACACCGTTGCAATGCTGAAATAAACCACCAGTGCAATCGCATCCACAACCGTAGAAATCAAGGGGCCCGCCATCATCGCAGGGTCAAGCTTGACTGCCTTTGCCAGAATAGGCAGGATACAACCCAGTGTTTTCGCCAGAACAACCGCAACACCCATACTGAGGGAAACCGTCAGGTCAATATTAAACGGGGTCGAATGGTCGAAAAAGGTCATACGAATCATATTGACCATCGCCAGAATCAGACCACAGAGGATACCAACGCGCAGCTCCTTGAATACAACCTTAAACGTATCACGCATCTGAATATCACCCAGCGCCAGACCACGAATAACCATGGCAGAGGCCTGCGAACCGGCGTTACCGCCCGTACCGGTGATGATTGTCATAAAGCTAGAAAGCATAACAACCGAATCCAGAAGGCTTTGATACATCCCGATAACAAAGGCACTCAGCGTACCGGAAATCATCAGCACGCAAAGCCACGGAATACGATTCTTCACCAGTGCGAATACGCTCATTTTTAGGTATTCGTCATCCGAAGGCAGGACAGCATTCATCAGTTCCATATCTTCTGTGGTTTCCTGCTCGATAACGTCCACGATATCATCGACCGTGATGATGCCGACCAGTCTGCCCTCCGTATCCGTTACGGGCAGTGCCATCCAGTTATATTTCTTGAAGATATTTGCAACCTCCTCCTGGTCATCCAATGTGTGTACGGAAATAACGTCATCCTCCATCAGATCCCCAACCAGACTGTCATCCTCCGCACAAATCAGGGTTCTCAGAGGAATAACCCCCAACAGCTTTCGCTGTGCATCCGTCACATAGCAGGTATAGATGGTTTCCTTATCCATCCCAACGCGCTTGATTTCGCTCAGCGCCTTTGTAACAGTCATATTGGCACGCAGGCGCACAAATTCGATTGTCATCAGGCTGCCTGCGGAATTTTCGGGATAATTCAGAAAACGGTTGATTAGCTGTCTTGTGCCGGCATCGGTATTCCGCAGCACCTTTTTGACCAGATTGGCAGGGGCTTCCTCCAGAAAGTCCACCGTATCATCCAGAAACATTTCGTCCACGATATTGCGCACCTCTCGGTCGGTAATGGACTGCACAATATGCTCCTGTGTATCATTATCCATATAGGAGAACACCTCTGCCGCAACATCCTTCGAGAGCAGACGGAAGATAAAAAGCTGCTTTTCCGCCGTCAGTTCCTCAAAATATTCCGCAATATTGGCAGGCTGTTCCTCATTTAATTCCTGCTTTAGCTGCAAATACTGTCCACCGTCCATC harbors:
- the mgtE gene encoding magnesium transporter, whose translation is MSDMNEEMQILFDNYTALMDGGQYLQLKQELNEEQPANIAEYFEELTAEKQLFIFRLLSKDVAAEVFSYMDNDTQEHIVQSITDREVRNIVDEMFLDDTVDFLEEAPANLVKKVLRNTDAGTRQLINRFLNYPENSAGSLMTIEFVRLRANMTVTKALSEIKRVGMDKETIYTCYVTDAQRKLLGVIPLRTLICAEDDSLVGDLMEDDVISVHTLDDQEEVANIFKKYNWMALPVTDTEGRLVGIITVDDIVDVIEQETTEDMELMNAVLPSDDEYLKMSVFALVKNRIPWLCVLMISGTLSAFVIGMYQSLLDSVVMLSSFMTIITGTGGNAGSQASAMVIRGLALGDIQMRDTFKVVFKELRVGILCGLILAMVNMIRMTFFDHSTPFNIDLTVSLSMGVAVVLAKTLGCILPILAKAVKLDPAMMAGPLISTVVDAIALVVYFSIATVLVL
- a CDS encoding S16 family serine protease; its protein translation is MEWNLLAGAQLLFFGLGAWYFWRSSRRKGAGEGLRCEDNIVEMDKLMAMEETKLTEPLAEQTRPRTLEEIIGQENGIKALRAALCGPNPQHILIYGPPGVGKTAAARLILEEAKKREGSPFGAGARFVEIDATTLQFDERNIADPLLGSVHDPIYQGAGAFGNAGIPRPRPGAVCEAHGGVLFIDEIGELHPVQMNKLLKVLEDRVAHFQSSYYSSSNKSIPPYIHQIFRKGMPADFRLIGATTRSPQEIPEALRSRCTEIFFEPLDRTAVEKIAENSLRRAGVSYEEGLCGRIAAYAGGGRDAVNLVQSLTSLAWMEGKKKITARELEWAAEAGRYQPLYRQKIAKQPQVGVVNGLGVQGNGRGTLLSVEAVVRKGGNGLTVTGIVEEEELKNGQGTAKRKSNARSAAENVLTLLEQFGFSAQDFHVHLNFPGGVPVDGPSAGVAMFLAIYSAFTEIPVAHTLALTGEIGLHGQVLPVGGVEQKLAAAKEAGATKVLIPKQNWKESYHNLGIEVISVATVQELLSAAFLSEGAALSEGIDFLQEKEIG